In Fluviispira sanaruensis, a genomic segment contains:
- a CDS encoding A/G-specific adenine glycosylase, translated as MSQQTTLAVVLPRFKEFINTLPDLSSLANCSDEKLRKLWVGLGYYARARNLRNGAKYIIENFNNKFPSSKDEWLKVPGCGPYTASIISSICFNEPVACVDGNVIRVVSRILGMSEGVWEKIGQEKILCYVSECIPKNSPGCFNQAMMDLGATLCKKQNPNCQDCPVKKYCSAFKKNIISICPPNKPRKDFQDENIFALLLQRNKNSEFSLILRDKGFLAKTKGFPLLCSKEGHTKEKIIAVLKNLKINGTCLEKTFKHSITHHKITGHTFLIDCDEGDNKVKKLLKTFALNEKNDWFDIPHLQQNISSSLDQKVLKTLFSK; from the coding sequence ATGAGTCAGCAAACAACTTTAGCTGTTGTTTTGCCACGTTTTAAAGAATTTATAAATACACTTCCAGATCTATCATCGCTAGCCAATTGTTCTGATGAAAAACTTAGAAAATTATGGGTTGGTCTTGGTTATTATGCCCGTGCACGCAATTTAAGAAATGGTGCAAAATATATTATAGAAAATTTTAACAATAAATTTCCATCTTCAAAGGATGAATGGTTGAAAGTACCTGGTTGTGGACCCTATACTGCATCTATTATATCAAGCATTTGTTTTAATGAACCCGTCGCTTGTGTTGATGGTAATGTTATTCGTGTTGTCAGTCGAATTCTTGGAATGTCCGAAGGTGTTTGGGAAAAAATAGGGCAAGAGAAAATACTTTGTTACGTTAGTGAATGTATTCCTAAAAATTCACCTGGATGTTTTAATCAAGCTATGATGGATCTTGGAGCTACGCTTTGTAAAAAACAAAATCCAAACTGTCAAGATTGTCCTGTGAAAAAATATTGTAGTGCATTTAAAAAAAATATTATTTCTATTTGCCCACCCAATAAACCAAGAAAAGATTTTCAAGACGAAAATATTTTTGCCCTCTTATTACAAAGGAATAAAAATTCAGAATTTTCTTTAATATTAAGAGATAAAGGTTTCTTAGCGAAAACCAAGGGGTTTCCACTTTTATGTTCAAAGGAAGGACATACCAAGGAAAAAATAATCGCCGTCTTAAAAAATTTAAAGATAAATGGGACGTGCTTAGAAAAAACTTTTAAGCATTCCATCACTCATCATAAAATTACCGGACATACGTTTTTAATCGATTGTGATGAAGGTGATAATAAAGTGAAAAAACTTTTAAAAACTTTTGCACTGAATGAAAAAAATGACTGGTTTGACATCCCACATTTACAGCAGAATATTTCTTCTTCACTTGACCAAAAGGTGTTAAAAACTCTATTCTCAAAATAG
- a CDS encoding pentapeptide repeat-containing protein: MFDLNSILDSVANGKMNVEKAKTLIEKNYVLKKQKKGISEEFHNAKEESQEGLKNAFEKLKKSVNIDEWIKISSNLVSQISENMPQIEKIQENLAHNLQPIGFSPNISGLESKLSVFRAFHAGTDCVIKNNLVVGSQWFGVNISENSEIKNNKFTAVQFSELSIQRSDFCTSQFSLARLSNVTMHEARLENNKFSRASISDVCVKESDFTENVIIKSDFSETTISGSRLSRMSFHAVDFQDCEIESCDIQGVDFENCKFKECIFSNLTIIMDEPLKVNGRNIVGRNFSDCKNAEEFLNLLDSTHNDSLI; the protein is encoded by the coding sequence ATGTTTGATTTAAATTCAATTCTAGATTCCGTTGCGAATGGCAAGATGAATGTTGAGAAAGCAAAAACTCTGATAGAAAAAAATTATGTTTTAAAAAAACAAAAAAAAGGAATATCTGAAGAATTTCATAATGCAAAAGAAGAATCGCAAGAAGGTTTAAAAAATGCTTTTGAAAAATTAAAGAAATCTGTAAATATTGATGAATGGATAAAAATATCAAGTAATTTAGTGAGTCAAATTTCTGAGAACATGCCGCAAATAGAAAAAATTCAAGAAAATTTAGCGCATAATTTACAACCAATTGGCTTTTCTCCAAACATTTCAGGTTTAGAGTCCAAACTTTCTGTATTTAGAGCATTTCATGCGGGAACTGATTGTGTGATTAAAAATAATCTTGTCGTTGGCTCTCAATGGTTTGGTGTCAATATTTCTGAGAATTCTGAAATAAAAAATAATAAATTCACTGCGGTACAATTTTCTGAGTTGTCTATTCAGCGCTCTGATTTTTGTACTTCACAATTTAGTTTGGCTCGGTTAAGTAACGTAACAATGCACGAAGCACGTCTTGAGAATAACAAATTTTCCAGAGCTTCTATTTCAGATGTCTGTGTTAAAGAATCTGATTTTACTGAAAATGTAATAATTAAATCAGATTTTTCAGAAACAACAATTTCAGGTAGTCGCTTGTCTCGGATGAGTTTTCATGCTGTCGATTTTCAAGATTGTGAAATAGAATCATGCGATATTCAGGGCGTAGATTTCGAAAACTGTAAATTCAAAGAATGCATTTTCTCAAATCTCACAATTATTATGGATGAGCCATTAAAAGTGAACGGTCGTAATATTGTTGGCAGAAATTTTTCGGACTGTAAAAATGCCGAAGAATTTTTAAATCTTCTCGATAGCACTCACAACGATTCTCTCATTTGA
- a CDS encoding LptF/LptG family permease, whose protein sequence is MAVLQKLDRLMATEIISLTFVITASLSSIMIMGKLPRYADFLFSAPESVTTFLMLLLYIFPNVLKLTVPISLLLASAIVTIRMAADRELEAWMSSGVSIFRFAAMPTFLGIAVMLISLFSALFFEPYSTQQFNKFKWIQTRGVVEAVLANTIREKSFIDDVPSNEKVNMSLYFQKVSSDKSEFKSVFMGIKPATESFFSVLVSETGSLKKTQNYGLPDYVFSLQDGTAYAERESKETLPELVKDHPKTFYFSKSISAKIDMSQFPIPQDLIVTEFKDMDISLVNTFKSKFKTDSTFSGGADQLYPAAYIQFLKQQIENSPNWKNDRQVIEKYLFILKQVAVPLSTLFLPIIGVCLGIQDPRRKQYGVYFGIGLVIFALYSSMSLCQQLILNFIISPLSMLFVPPCVLIFIILILLRWRLRHPPSTGFIAFVRDDLFKIKFFTKKD, encoded by the coding sequence ATGGCCGTTTTACAAAAACTCGATCGTTTGATGGCAACTGAGATTATATCATTGACCTTCGTCATTACTGCAAGTCTCAGCTCTATTATGATAATGGGGAAATTGCCGCGGTATGCTGATTTTCTTTTTTCAGCCCCTGAAAGTGTCACTACATTTTTAATGTTGTTACTTTATATATTTCCAAATGTACTTAAATTAACAGTTCCCATATCTTTGTTACTTGCTTCTGCTATTGTTACGATAAGAATGGCTGCTGATCGTGAATTGGAAGCCTGGATGTCCAGTGGCGTGAGTATATTTAGGTTTGCCGCAATGCCTACTTTTTTGGGAATTGCAGTCATGCTTATCTCATTGTTCAGCGCTCTTTTTTTTGAACCATACTCAACTCAGCAGTTTAATAAATTTAAATGGATCCAAACGAGAGGAGTTGTTGAAGCTGTTCTGGCAAATACCATTCGAGAAAAATCATTTATCGATGATGTTCCTTCTAATGAAAAAGTAAATATGTCACTTTATTTTCAAAAAGTTTCCTCTGATAAATCAGAATTTAAAAGTGTATTTATGGGTATTAAGCCTGCTACAGAGAGCTTTTTCTCAGTTCTAGTATCTGAAACGGGTTCTTTAAAGAAAACCCAAAATTATGGATTACCCGATTATGTTTTTTCATTACAAGATGGCACTGCATATGCTGAACGAGAGTCCAAGGAAACTTTACCGGAATTAGTTAAAGATCATCCAAAAACATTTTATTTTTCAAAAAGTATTTCAGCAAAAATTGATATGTCTCAATTTCCTATTCCTCAAGATTTGATTGTGACAGAGTTCAAAGATATGGATATATCATTGGTGAATACTTTTAAAAGTAAATTTAAGACCGACTCCACTTTTTCTGGCGGTGCTGATCAGTTGTACCCAGCAGCTTACATACAATTTTTAAAGCAACAGATAGAGAATAGTCCTAATTGGAAAAATGATCGCCAGGTTATTGAAAAATATCTATTTATTTTAAAACAGGTTGCAGTTCCACTATCAACTTTATTTTTGCCCATCATAGGTGTTTGTTTAGGTATTCAAGATCCGCGGAGAAAACAGTATGGAGTCTATTTTGGTATAGGGCTTGTCATTTTTGCTTTGTATTCTTCTATGTCACTTTGTCAACAATTGATATTAAACTTTATCATCAGTCCATTGAGTATGCTGTTCGTCCCACCTTGTGTTCTAATATTTATAATACTTATTTTATTACGTTGGCGTTTGCGCCACCCGCCTTCAACAGGTTTCATCGCTTTTGTGAGAGATGATTTATTTAAAATTAAATTTTTCACAAAAAAGGATTAA
- a CDS encoding RecQ family ATP-dependent DNA helicase, protein MQTDFVLKCEEFAKSNFSLSELRPAQREVLAQIFEKKFVIATLPTGAGKTLLYSLPALFFSNETVLVISPLISLMRDQERRMSDASIPCVVFTSEQSEEERKIAWSKMRNREAKIIFASPERFVLPSFLNALAKINISMAVIDEAHCVVNWGHNFRPEYSEIGKILTKLEPPRILALTATAGRNSRQDIIKRVFPENIQVSEYISKPLAENVFVESHRVFSVDEQWEKLVNIINESSSQKILVYFQSRLLCEEAVRKLRKLKIHSVAYHAGLPKMDRRSVEQYVHDTTQKTVICATTAFGMGVDISGILLVIVFGFPSNIEEFFQMLGRGGRGGEPSRGLLLWTGSDPIKREFQFKSSFPEPSLFLELSALFIKFMPIYYGESCFIYKSELLNVIKTKKEQDKLKKLEAICAGLRICNALEDTRVGESYLIIKVAAHLTFADVLASLPFGITKRKKVLEGLTSLVEKSWISLRGGQCVISSKMLADASEMNVTSCEQVFLHYDEQKIINFAKIESEHAKQGVILKNGYVHLQKELPRYISARSHFHASLRELDKLSTSETCRLSASFEFFAPRHIQGASKNLWRCMQCDICIRKRTE, encoded by the coding sequence ATGCAAACAGATTTTGTCCTAAAATGCGAAGAATTCGCAAAATCAAATTTTTCCCTGTCCGAATTACGTCCTGCCCAACGGGAAGTTCTTGCACAGATTTTTGAAAAAAAATTTGTCATTGCAACACTTCCGACAGGCGCTGGCAAAACTCTTTTATATTCTCTTCCAGCCTTATTTTTTAGCAATGAAACTGTGCTTGTTATCAGTCCTTTGATTTCTCTTATGCGTGATCAAGAAAGACGCATGAGCGATGCTTCTATCCCCTGTGTTGTTTTTACATCAGAACAATCCGAAGAAGAACGAAAAATTGCCTGGAGTAAAATGAGAAACAGAGAGGCTAAAATTATTTTTGCTTCTCCTGAGCGCTTTGTGCTACCTTCTTTTTTAAATGCTCTCGCAAAAATTAATATAAGTATGGCTGTTATTGATGAAGCACACTGTGTAGTAAACTGGGGACATAATTTCCGTCCAGAATATTCTGAAATTGGAAAAATATTAACAAAGTTAGAACCACCACGCATACTTGCCCTCACAGCAACCGCAGGACGAAACAGCAGACAAGACATTATTAAAAGAGTTTTTCCTGAAAATATCCAAGTCTCTGAATATATATCAAAGCCTTTAGCTGAAAATGTTTTTGTAGAAAGTCACCGCGTTTTTTCTGTCGATGAGCAATGGGAAAAACTAGTTAATATAATAAATGAGTCTTCTTCACAAAAAATCCTCGTTTATTTTCAATCACGCTTACTTTGTGAAGAAGCTGTGCGAAAATTAAGAAAATTAAAAATACACTCTGTTGCATACCATGCAGGCTTACCGAAAATGGATCGGAGAAGTGTTGAGCAATATGTGCATGATACAACACAAAAAACCGTTATTTGTGCCACAACTGCTTTTGGCATGGGAGTGGATATTTCCGGAATACTTCTCGTAATTGTCTTTGGCTTTCCAAGTAATATAGAAGAATTTTTTCAAATGCTCGGCCGAGGCGGTCGAGGGGGAGAGCCCTCGCGCGGATTGTTACTTTGGACAGGCTCCGATCCTATTAAAAGAGAATTTCAGTTTAAATCTTCTTTTCCAGAGCCCTCATTATTTTTAGAACTCAGTGCTTTGTTTATAAAGTTTATGCCGATTTATTATGGAGAAAGTTGCTTTATTTATAAATCAGAACTATTAAATGTTATAAAAACAAAAAAAGAACAAGATAAATTAAAAAAATTAGAAGCAATTTGTGCTGGCTTAAGAATATGCAATGCCTTAGAAGACACAAGGGTTGGCGAATCTTACTTAATAATCAAAGTAGCCGCACATTTGACATTTGCAGATGTTCTTGCCTCCCTCCCATTTGGCATAACGAAGCGAAAAAAAGTATTAGAAGGTCTGACATCTCTTGTAGAAAAGAGTTGGATTTCTTTACGAGGTGGGCAATGCGTCATTTCTTCAAAAATGCTAGCGGATGCGTCTGAAATGAATGTCACAAGTTGTGAGCAGGTTTTTTTGCACTATGATGAACAAAAAATCATTAATTTTGCTAAAATAGAGAGTGAACATGCAAAACAAGGTGTAATTTTGAAAAATGGCTATGTGCATTTGCAAAAAGAACTGCCGAGATATATTTCTGCCCGAAGCCATTTTCATGCAAGCTTGCGTGAACTTGACAAATTGTCTACTTCAGAAACGTGTAGGTTGTCTGCAAGCTTTGAATTCTTTGCCCCACGACATATACAAGGCGCATCAAAAAACCTTTGGCGTTGCATGCAGTGTGATATTTGCATTAGAAAGAGGACGGAATGA
- a CDS encoding histone-like protein 2 gives MAETKRKKTGAKKSTARKTTKKAGKKPVAKKKKVAGKKPAKKTTAKKKTVKKTTKKTGAKKTTRKTTAKKKTGKRGRPAGSTAKKRGRPAKSSTKKRGRPKKAVVKTPKKRGRPSKLDKLKQSMRRGRPRKTSEKTPVINDTMTEQGAL, from the coding sequence ATGGCTGAAACAAAGCGTAAGAAAACGGGTGCGAAAAAATCAACTGCAAGAAAAACAACTAAAAAAGCAGGAAAGAAACCAGTTGCAAAGAAAAAGAAAGTAGCAGGAAAGAAACCAGCGAAGAAAACCACTGCGAAGAAAAAAACAGTTAAAAAAACAACTAAGAAAACTGGAGCGAAAAAAACAACTCGCAAAACCACTGCGAAGAAAAAAACGGGTAAACGCGGTCGTCCAGCAGGAAGCACTGCTAAGAAACGCGGTCGTCCAGCGAAGTCTTCTACTAAGAAACGTGGTCGTCCAAAGAAGGCTGTTGTTAAAACTCCAAAAAAACGCGGTCGTCCAAGTAAACTTGATAAATTAAAACAATCAATGAGACGCGGTCGTCCAAGAAAAACTTCTGAAAAAACTCCTGTTATCAATGATACAATGACAGAACAGGGAGCATTATAA
- a CDS encoding aldehyde dehydrogenase family protein: MTNNLSLIPPYINGRFSALNKPERVFSINNPANPTDILASAGWGKDLVDPVIQGMKTAQKKFNLVSLEERLNYIKKFIGFLNENADEIKSNMMLELARSRVSVEEEWKLCEKLFKALPDFCQQILSIKKDDDGWEWKYSPLGLVLISSNIALPVYSLLCGVLPALASGNAVCMRPSSHCLLSGSLLASGFHQASFPEGAVQIVYGDFEVFRRLVLSHQFDTILYTGGEESLEQIRRDTQGQQNARLVLCGGGKNAAYVSASANMDKAIAKIIHGVCLDAGQRLESTSLAFVDNKIFNEFQDKFVSSIKSMPIGVREDLGRSDIHVMEPLCCVNAWERYLRFQGIAARESDETLRWGKPIDNGGNGYFVSPGVHLMKLEKVLKSIYASNAFFGPDICLVPVDSKEEVISVLDQLGATRCLGIHSQYAEEAQEMRRSSNVPSLLWNSATTDLNPLLPSIGRGKAGNSYITGLHFIYSTVYPQTLNLSLPTGVTESDFKEVKKGKKAAAKT; the protein is encoded by the coding sequence ATGACGAATAATTTGAGTCTTATTCCTCCTTATATTAATGGGCGATTTTCAGCGTTGAATAAACCTGAAAGAGTCTTTTCAATAAATAATCCTGCTAATCCCACAGATATTTTAGCTTCTGCTGGGTGGGGCAAAGATCTGGTCGATCCTGTTATTCAGGGCATGAAAACCGCACAGAAAAAATTTAATTTAGTTTCTTTAGAAGAAAGATTAAATTATATAAAAAAATTTATTGGGTTTTTAAATGAAAATGCGGATGAAATTAAAAGTAACATGATGCTTGAGCTTGCCCGTTCACGTGTTTCAGTCGAAGAAGAATGGAAATTGTGTGAAAAATTGTTTAAAGCTCTCCCCGACTTTTGCCAGCAAATCCTCTCTATTAAAAAAGATGATGATGGTTGGGAATGGAAATACTCACCACTCGGTCTTGTATTGATATCGTCGAATATAGCTCTGCCGGTCTATTCTTTGCTTTGTGGAGTTTTACCTGCACTCGCTAGTGGCAATGCTGTTTGCATGCGGCCTTCGTCACATTGCTTACTTTCTGGCTCACTTTTAGCAAGTGGATTTCACCAAGCTTCTTTTCCCGAAGGTGCAGTGCAAATCGTCTACGGAGATTTTGAAGTATTTCGTAGATTGGTTTTAAGTCATCAATTTGACACTATTTTATACACTGGTGGAGAAGAGAGTCTCGAGCAGATTCGCCGTGACACTCAGGGACAGCAAAATGCACGCTTAGTTTTATGTGGCGGTGGCAAAAATGCAGCATATGTTTCAGCTTCTGCGAATATGGACAAAGCCATTGCTAAAATAATTCATGGCGTCTGTCTTGATGCTGGACAAAGATTGGAATCGACAAGTCTTGCTTTCGTTGACAATAAAATTTTTAACGAATTTCAAGATAAATTTGTATCTTCTATTAAAAGCATGCCCATCGGAGTCAGAGAAGATCTTGGGCGTTCTGACATCCATGTCATGGAACCTCTTTGTTGTGTAAACGCTTGGGAGCGATATTTACGTTTTCAAGGAATAGCTGCACGTGAATCCGACGAAACACTGCGTTGGGGAAAGCCCATCGATAATGGTGGTAATGGCTACTTTGTTTCTCCTGGTGTGCATCTTATGAAACTCGAAAAAGTATTAAAAAGTATTTATGCATCCAACGCTTTCTTTGGCCCAGATATCTGTCTTGTTCCTGTAGACAGCAAAGAAGAAGTGATCTCTGTCCTTGATCAGTTAGGAGCAACCCGCTGTTTGGGTATTCACTCTCAATATGCCGAAGAGGCTCAGGAAATGCGTCGTTCTTCAAATGTGCCCTCCTTGCTTTGGAACAGTGCAACAACAGATTTAAATCCTCTGCTCCCCAGTATTGGTCGTGGCAAAGCTGGCAACAGTTATATAACGGGGTTGCATTTTATTTATTCGACTGTGTATCCACAAACCCTCAATCTATCTTTGCCTACTGGTGTGACAGAAAGTGACTTCAAAGAAGTGAAGAAAGGAAAAAAAGCAGCGGCAAAAACTTAA
- a CDS encoding LptF/LptG family permease, giving the protein MRIWVYFVSQYLKTAFGFLFFALSLYFILTYMEDSQHYFNKYKPSNSTIFFYYFWQAPSIAIQFLPFSVLISGIVTNWILAKHGEIAALRAAGLSMMKISIPLVSVGILFTAFHFTLSELILPESTTHYLKLRNVDIEKKKIDNVFTESQWLKAANTILHFHKYDEMKQELLKVEYFKGNYPKKLSEIVHAQSGYFDENIERWVLRNALVRHLDNINTSAVTEVKPLYVTNIDFAPPKILNRESESSQLSFWQLRRLIAEAEIAGTNISDRVIDLYMKISTPFANLLFLFLTLPFALKKERQEETYIGIVICLVAALIYWFGNMALRSFALKGELNPFLAAWTMNVLVATLSYMLIRKLDKGQ; this is encoded by the coding sequence ATGAGGATTTGGGTTTATTTTGTCTCGCAGTATTTAAAAACTGCGTTTGGTTTTTTATTTTTTGCATTAAGTCTTTATTTTATATTGACATATATGGAAGATAGTCAGCATTATTTTAATAAATATAAACCTTCAAATAGCACAATATTTTTTTATTATTTTTGGCAAGCGCCTTCGATTGCTATTCAATTTTTACCTTTTTCAGTCCTTATCTCGGGAATTGTGACTAATTGGATTTTGGCTAAACATGGAGAAATTGCTGCTTTAAGAGCTGCGGGTTTATCTATGATGAAAATATCAATACCTCTGGTAAGTGTTGGTATATTATTTACGGCGTTTCATTTTACACTGAGTGAATTGATCTTACCAGAAAGTACGACACATTATTTGAAATTAAGAAATGTGGATATAGAAAAAAAGAAAATCGATAATGTATTTACGGAAAGCCAGTGGTTAAAAGCAGCAAATACGATTTTACATTTTCATAAATATGATGAAATGAAGCAGGAACTCCTTAAAGTTGAGTATTTTAAGGGAAATTATCCAAAAAAATTAAGCGAAATTGTACATGCTCAGTCTGGATATTTTGATGAAAATATTGAGAGGTGGGTCTTACGCAATGCTCTTGTTCGGCATTTAGATAACATTAACACGTCAGCAGTAACAGAAGTTAAACCTCTCTATGTTACTAATATCGATTTTGCTCCGCCTAAAATATTAAATAGAGAGAGTGAATCAAGCCAATTGAGTTTTTGGCAATTGCGACGTTTAATTGCAGAAGCGGAGATTGCAGGAACAAATATATCTGATAGAGTGATAGATCTTTATATGAAGATCAGCACGCCTTTTGCTAATTTGCTGTTTCTTTTTTTAACTTTGCCTTTTGCATTAAAAAAAGAACGGCAAGAAGAAACATATATTGGAATCGTAATCTGTCTTGTTGCCGCTCTCATATATTGGTTTGGAAATATGGCGCTTCGTAGTTTTGCATTAAAAGGGGAACTCAATCCTTTTTTAGCAGCATGGACTATGAATGTTTTAGTAGCAACTTTAAGTTATATGCTTATTAGAAAATTAGATAAAGGACAGTAA
- the gap gene encoding type I glyceraldehyde-3-phosphate dehydrogenase — protein MTIKVGINGFGRIGRCVLRALKNERDIEVCLINDLTDAKTLAHLYKYDSIHGKAQQTVEAKENSLVLDGKEIKISAIRNPAEIPWATNGVDIVLECTGLFTEGEKASAHLKGGAKKVILSAPGKSIDKTIVIGVNDEEYDIAKHNIVSNGSCTTNCLAPLTKVIHEKFVVKKGLMTTIHSYTNDQNILDLPHKDLRRARAAALSMIPTTTGAAKAISEVIPSLAGKLNGFAVRVPTPNVSLVDVTFELEKSVTAKDINAALKSAAEGSLKGILGYSEEPLVSCDYNGCTNSSTIDAEYTTVIGENMVKVLSWYDNEAGFSNRMVQLTRLVATGKL, from the coding sequence ATGACTATTAAGGTTGGTATCAATGGTTTTGGTCGCATTGGCCGTTGTGTCCTCAGAGCATTAAAAAATGAACGTGATATAGAAGTATGCCTTATAAATGATTTGACCGATGCCAAGACTCTTGCGCATCTTTATAAATATGACTCTATTCACGGTAAGGCACAACAAACTGTCGAAGCAAAAGAAAATTCACTTGTCCTTGATGGAAAAGAAATTAAAATTTCTGCAATCCGTAATCCAGCTGAAATTCCTTGGGCAACAAATGGTGTTGATATCGTACTTGAGTGCACGGGGTTATTTACAGAGGGTGAAAAAGCGAGTGCCCATTTAAAAGGTGGAGCAAAAAAAGTCATCCTGAGTGCTCCTGGTAAATCAATCGATAAAACAATAGTAATTGGTGTGAACGATGAAGAGTACGATATTGCAAAACATAATATTGTGAGCAATGGATCTTGTACTACAAACTGTCTTGCACCATTAACAAAAGTGATTCATGAAAAATTCGTTGTGAAAAAAGGTCTTATGACAACAATTCACTCGTATACAAACGATCAAAATATTCTCGATCTTCCACATAAAGATTTGCGCCGCGCCCGTGCAGCAGCACTGAGCATGATTCCAACGACGACAGGCGCTGCTAAAGCCATTTCAGAAGTGATTCCTTCACTTGCTGGGAAATTAAATGGCTTTGCCGTGCGTGTACCAACTCCGAACGTTTCACTCGTTGATGTTACTTTTGAACTTGAAAAATCGGTTACTGCAAAAGATATCAACGCAGCTCTTAAATCAGCAGCTGAAGGTTCATTAAAAGGAATTTTAGGCTATTCTGAAGAGCCACTTGTTAGTTGTGATTACAATGGTTGTACAAATAGTTCTACAATTGATGCAGAGTACACAACTGTTATTGGTGAGAATATGGTTAAAGTGCTTTCCTGGTATGATAACGAAGCAGGATTTAGCAATCGTATGGTTCAATTGACTCGTCTTGTTGCGACTGGCAAATTATAA
- a CDS encoding DUF3299 domain-containing protein, whose translation MRFSFKIILFVLFGIAGGGVAVYLISRGDSVEQINTQYNNSRVTEIDWNLLQQLDVTTGLIPKDLKVINGAMIKIPGFIIPLEDNQDFVDEFLFVPSPMACIHVPPPPPNQIIHVKMASGKKAKMSYGPVWLTGKFILLENSGKKIKASFEMLGSQTLPYM comes from the coding sequence ATGCGTTTTTCTTTTAAAATTATTCTTTTTGTTCTATTCGGAATTGCTGGTGGTGGAGTTGCTGTTTACTTAATATCCAGAGGTGATTCAGTAGAGCAGATTAATACTCAATATAACAACTCTAGAGTTACAGAAATTGATTGGAATCTTTTGCAGCAACTGGATGTGACAACTGGTCTTATCCCAAAAGATTTAAAAGTTATCAATGGTGCTATGATTAAAATTCCTGGATTTATTATTCCCCTCGAAGACAATCAAGATTTTGTCGATGAGTTTTTATTTGTTCCATCTCCAATGGCTTGTATTCATGTTCCACCACCACCACCAAATCAAATTATTCATGTAAAGATGGCTTCAGGAAAAAAAGCAAAAATGTCTTATGGGCCCGTTTGGCTGACAGGAAAATTTATTCTTCTCGAGAATAGCGGAAAGAAAATAAAGGCGTCCTTTGAAATGTTGGGATCACAAACTTTGCCATATATGTGA